The genome window AAACGTGCTTGTAATTCATCAATCCTTTGTTCGAGCTCTGCCATGGTAGGGGCAGCCCAAGCTGAGGACATCGGTAGTAGGGTAGCGATCGCTAATGTAAGTGCTTTTATTTTCATTATTAAAACTCCGGTAGGGTTGAATCGTAATTGGATAGTCTGCAAACGTTCCCAATTAGTTATGCAACAATGTCGGAAGTCCTTCACTTTAAGAGGACACGTTGTTCTATTTGTTCGCACACATAGCTTTCTAAGCCATGCTTTGGTATGGCAAGACTATAACGATAATTAGGTGGGAACGTTCCCTTTTTTAAGCGAAAGTTCTACGTACATCACGCTCTCGATCGTGCTTTGTGAAGTGATTCATAAACTGACGTTTTAATGGCGTTGGATTGAAGATTTTGTGAAGTCACAACTTGCCCAAGAGATCGAGGGGCTGATCTCTTGGGGTAGGAAGCAAGCCGTTAGGCGAGGTATTGATGTAATTGGGTTTGATTTGGAAGGGCGGTCATTGCGCCTTTAGCGGTTGTGGCTAGGGCGCCACATGCATTTGCCACACGGACTGCTTGTTCAATGATGTGTTGCTGATTCCAGTCACCTTGTGCTGACAGTTGGCTTAATAACCCGCCAACAAACGCATCCCCAGCACCGGTCGTATCGATAGGAGAGGCTGCGCGTCCTTCAATCAATTGTTGTTGATTATCGTAGATGACCAATGCGCCTTTCGCACCTTGGGTGACCACTACCAGTGGAATACGATATTGTTCTAATTGGGCTAAGCCTTGCTCAAGCGTGTCGGTTTGAGTTAAGTAGGTGAGCTCTTCTTCTGAAAATTTCACCATGTCAGCCATGGCAATCGCCTGCATGACGGTAGGGATAAGCTCTGAGCGGTCCGCCCACACTTCTTCTCGTAAATTTGGGTCGAAGCTAATGTATCCTTGGGCTTCTTTCATGGCCGACATGGCTTGTAATGTCGCGCTGCGGCTTGGCTCATTGGCAAGGGCAATTGAGCAGGCATGTAACCATTGTTTCGGTTGAAACGCTGGAACGTCTGTCGAAGTCATAAACTGATCGGCGCTGGGCTTGACCATAAAGGTGAAACTGCGTTCTCCGTCATTGTCTAAATCCACTACAACCGTTGAGGTGCGTTGCACTGGGTCCGTGTTCAATTGTTGGCAGTTGACGTTT of Vibrio zhugei contains these proteins:
- a CDS encoding aminoimidazole riboside kinase; amino-acid sequence: MNRVWVTGDAVVDLIPDDTQRYLKCPGGAPANVAVGIARLGGDAAFFGRVGDDPFGHFLRNTLIEENVNCQQLNTDPVQRTSTVVVDLDNDGERSFTFMVKPSADQFMTSTDVPAFQPKQWLHACSIALANEPSRSATLQAMSAMKEAQGYISFDPNLREEVWADRSELIPTVMQAIAMADMVKFSEEELTYLTQTDTLEQGLAQLEQYRIPLVVVTQGAKGALVIYDNQQQLIEGRAASPIDTTGAGDAFVGGLLSQLSAQGDWNQQHIIEQAVRVANACGALATTAKGAMTALPNQTQLHQYLA